A window of Trichoderma atroviride chromosome 3, complete sequence contains these coding sequences:
- a CDS encoding uncharacterized protein (EggNog:ENOG41) yields MAAQVRVEGVYGLGSFTDTAFTPVPVESKRLLVELAKKTPGFTTDQSLIDGVRFVGDELPCIPGPIKSQAFTAALHGLAGIIGHEILQLRGFKTSGETTVNTDAAGMFPATPALVHIDGSEGPQILENPAVKVFDHGAVATPVKMRSQAIYPTATPGVWFQLHGSLGPEPILRSIGVDPNATFASGDEAYEHIKKITQTYTASDLEQLMVNRGFPGSIVHSPAGWLDTTMGRSLARRPLVNYNKAQFTEATPPAAFPTAQENPDARPLAGIKVLELARVIAAPACGTILAAMGADVIRVNSSRLPDFTPAQLTLMAGKRSIDLDLGKDEDKETLESLVADADVIIQGYRLGSLERRGFGKSLALELAAARKRGVVYLDENCYGPDGYYAERPGWQQVADAAAGSSYVVGKAYGFPDGQGVLPSLPISDMSTGILSAVNVMSMLRDRARYGGSWSGCSSLTGYNAATLESWVGLYQPEIVKRIQDRFQFEPMTSDLHVIELYYAIVQAWDRYAERDGNSYTRNEEFYTHFKDSVYGKDLRILAPIVQYTNPEDRNSTPKWTSPPVPFCFNETAIFN; encoded by the exons ATGGCTGCTCAAGTCAGAGTTGAGGGAGTGTATGGCCTTGGATCATTCACTGATACAGCTTTTACGCCCGTGCCCGTGGAAAGCAAGAGGCTGCTTGTAGAGCTTGCAAAGAAGACACCCGGTTTCACCACTGATCAATCTCTTATTGATGGAGTAAGGTTTGTTGGCGATGAGCTCCCCTGCATACCAGGACCCATCAAGTCTCAGGCTTTCACTGCAGCTCTTCATGGATTGGCGGGCATCATCGGTCACGAAATCCTGCAGCTGCGTGGATTCAAGACATCCGGCGAGACTACGGTCAACACTGATGCCGCTGGCATGTTCCCTGCGACACCTGCTCTAGTACACATCGATGGATCCGAAGGACCGCAGATTCTCGAAAATCCTGCGGTGAAAGTGTTTGATCACGGTGCCGTCGCAACGCCTGTTAAGATGCGATCCCAGGCCATCTATCCAACGGCTACTCCTGGTGTCTGGTTTCAGCTCCACGGTAGCTTGGGCCCAGAACCCATTCTCCGATCCATTGGCGTTGACCCAAATGCCACTTTTGCATCTGGAGATGAGGCATACGAACATATCAAGAAAATCACCCAGACCTACACTGCAAGCGACCTCGAACAGCTCATGGTAAATCGAGGTTTCCCGGGATCTATTGTGCACTCGCCCGCGGGTTGGCTGGACACCACGATGGgtcgctcgctcgctcgaCGCCCACTCGTCAACTACAACAAGGCCCAATTTACGGAGGCAACCCCCCCAGCTGCATTCCCAACGGCACAGGAGAATCCAGATGCAAGGCCTCTTGCTGGCATTAAAGTGCTGGAGTTGGCAAGGGTTATCGCTGCACCAGCCTGCGGCACAATCTTGGCGGCAATGGGAGCCGACGTTATTCGTGTGAACAGCAGCCGTCTCCCCGATTTTACA CCGGCTCAACTCACGCTCATGGCGGGGAAACGCTCTATCGACCTCGACCTCGGCAAAGACGAGGATAAAGAGACTCTTGAGTCTTTGGTAGCTGATGCCGATGTCATCATCCAGGGTTATAGACTAGGATCACTTGAAAGACGCGGATTTGGCAAGTCGTTGGCTTTGGAGTTGGCCGCTGCTCGCAAGCGTGGCGTCGTCTATTTGGACGAAAATTGCTATGGCCCCGACGGTTACTATGCTGAGCGTCCAGGATGGCAACAGGTCGCCGACGCTGCTGCGGGCAGTTCTTATGTTGTTGGCAAGGCGTACGGCTTTCCTGATGGCCAGGGCGTCCTCCCTTCGCTTCCAATCAGCGACATGTCTACAGGCATCCTCTCCGCAGTCAACGTCATGAGCATGCTGAGAGATCGGGCCCGCTACGGTGGCAGTTGGTCAGGCTGCTCGAGCTTGACGGGTTACAATGCCGCTACTCTAGAGTCATGGGTTGGTCTGTACCAGCCAGAAATCGTCAAGCGCATACAAGATAGGTTCCAATTTGAGCCGATGACAAGCGATCTCCATGTCATCGAGCTGTATTACGCCATCGTCCAAGCCTGGGACAGATACGCTGAGCGGGACGGTAACTCGTACACGAGAAATGAGGAATTCTATACTCACTTCAAAGATAGCGTCTACGGCAAGGACTTGCGTATTTTGGCACCTATTGTGCAATATACGAATCCTGAGGATAGGAACTCGACTCCTAAGTGGACATCACCGCCGGTGCCTTTCTGCTTTAACGAGACGGCTATCTTCAATTAA
- a CDS encoding uncharacterized protein (EggNog:ENOG41): protein MDQKFKLVAPRARLTEDYSNPIEDILFGSGWDRGIGIKSSYTAERLVDLLAVPVVHKDDRKPASVEPRNTPQNYCSHNQDQSRDLLVA, encoded by the coding sequence ATGGATCAGAAATTCAAGCTGGTAGCCCCTCGTGCTAGGTTGACTGAGGATTACAGCAATCCGATTGAAGATATACTCTTTGGTTCCGGATGGGATCGCGGTATTGGAATTAAATCATCCTACACGGCTGAACGTCTCGTTGACCTGCTTGCCGTTCCTGTCGTGCACAAGGACGACCGAAAGCCTGCATCAGTGGAGCCTCGAAATACGCCACAAAATTACTGCTCCCATAACCAAGATCAGAGTCGCGATCTGTTGGTAGCCTAA
- a CDS encoding uncharacterized protein (EggNog:ENOG41) codes for MSYIEDIEDIVNLALVNERLCSIAQGELQSYFPQYFAPWANENIACVGDYSAEHDFPPGLFSDAELEALQHEEIAIFIEEEAEWKIGSPNRLGDFTYPGVSHIQERPMEILSSKTWPLRDCLGSVRDSSPNPLIKSCDIYRDYFPRDQPWVLRNLTTKEFVRAEAIALKLEFIKGPHIVGLGFGEVLLSRISWTSAALDIEDPANVGRGIWAGHCFDITTLTRHERKTTGDAEWTDVSDEVVTEIAIIWESFFGADWRETLCRVFETQM; via the coding sequence ATGAGCTATATCGAAGATATTGAAGACATCGTCAATTTAGCATTGGTCAATGAGCGCCTATGCAGTATTGCTCAAGGAGAACTGCAATCCTATTTTCCCCAATATTTTGCACCATGGGCCAATGAAAACATTGCATGCGTGGGAGATTACTCGGCTGAACACGACTTTCCCCCTGGGCTTTTTTCAGATGCGGAATTAGAGGCCCTGCAGCACGAGGAAATCGCAATTTTTatcgaggaagaagcagaatgGAAGATCGGGAGTCCGAATAGGCTTGGTGACTTCACCTACCCTGGTGTATCACACATTCAGGAACGGCCAATGGAAATTCTTTCCTCGAAGACCTGGCCACTGAGGGATTGTTTAGGGAGCGTCAGAGACTCCTCGCCGAACCCTCTCATCAAATCGTGTGACATCTACCGCGACTATTTCCCCAGGGATCAGCCATGGGTTCTTCGAAACCTTACTACGAAAGAATTTGTTCGTGCAGAAGCCATCGCCCTGAAGCTCGAATTCATCAAAGGTCCGCACATTGTCGGCCTCGGTTTCGGCGAAGTCCTCCTCTCACGGATTTCTTGGAcatcagcagccttggaCATAGAGGATCCAGCCAACGTCGGCAGAGGAATATGGGCGGGACACTGTTTCGACATCACGACGCTTACCAGAcatgaaagaaagacaaCTGGTGACGCAGAGTGGACTGATGTGAGTGATGAAGTTGTAACGGAAATTGCTATTATTTGGGaaagcttctttggcgccgaCTGGCGTGAGACACTCTGTCGGGTATTTGAAACTCAAATGTAG